A window of Pullulanibacillus sp. KACC 23026 genomic DNA:
TTTGGCTAACTTATTGCTTCGGGTGGATGACTACCCGTTTTGGTCTTTCTCCTCAAGCTGGAAATAGCGCAATCGATAAACATTTTTTGCTGTGAGAGCGAGCTGGTCTAAAAGTCGATAATTGACAACGGCACCCACAACAGCGCCGATACCGGGAACTAATTGCAAAAGCTTAGCTAAATCCATTGAATCCCGATATTCCTGTTGAAACGTTTGCCAATCAAAAGTCTCCGGATTTGGATGATCGGTCTCCCAATTTTTTAGAATAGAAAAGGTGTTACGGCGTTTGTCATCACTTGAAAAAGCGAGTTGAAAGACATAAAGAATAAAAAGCCGCTCAGAGGGGTCCTTGATATCATAGCCATAAAGTCTCGCTGCTTCATAAAGGAACTTGATTTTAATAGAGAGTAACAAAGGAAAATCAGCTAACCCCATTAATAGGCCGCCTGCTCCTGTTCCTGCCCCTTCCACACTTGCGATTCGCGCAAAGTTTCTCTGCTTTTTTGACAAAATCATCTCTCGCTCTTCTAAAGAAATAGAACGGTCTAATGGACTTTCTGTTGTCATCCATTTTGATCCGATCAGCACGGTTTTGACCATATGCTTAATCCCGGCCGTTATCGTATCGTGAACTTTTTGTGGGATTTTGTTATTGATCGTCGTCTGCCATTTCTTAGCGAGTTGTGAAAATTTTGAGGAAGGAGTCAAGATATCTTGTTCCCATAGTGAACATTCTAGTCTTGCTTTTTCTTCATAATCCATTGTCTTTCACCCTTTTGTGAAATCTCTCTTTATTAAATCAGTATCAAGCGGACACCACTCTATAGATGGGGGAAAAATGAAGGGAGAAATGTCCATTAAGCTTGAAGATACCCGCTCAGCTATGTTCCTTAACCTGTGGAGCGTTTAATTAAATTTGATGACGATGGAATCCCCAACTGGTTGGTAGCCAATTTGCTGATAAATTTTATTGGATACGGGATTAGATAGATCTGTATATAATGTGCAGAAGTGATAGCCAATATTTAAGCAAAAACGACTTAATTGAGCCACACAATGGGACGCATACCCCTTCCCTCTTTCCTCTGGCGGGGTGTAAACAAGGCTTATGGTAATACCGTTTTCGGTTGGACGCGAACCGCTTGCCATCGAGACAACCCGTCCATTATTCTCCCAAACATAGAGATCGGGTTCATTAATGCCTCTTTCTGCCCGCTCCTCTGCCTGATCCCTTGTCAGTGTGCCTCCAATCGCTTCTTGATCAAAGGCAAGAATCCATTTAGTTAGAAGAGACTTATCTTGTGACTCGGCTGGTCGAAATGTTCCTTCCGTTTTATGTGGAGGAATCACCTTATCTAAGCGAAAGATTCGCTGCGCCATTTCTACTTCGGTTTGCCTAGACGTACGCTTGGCCCATTTTTCAGCAAATGGTTCAACAAGCTCCGGTGCCCCAATGACACTTGGAACAGAGACGTTTAACGAATGCAAATCACTGATGACTTGTTCAAGTTCCTCTTCTTCTAAAGGATCGCCTACCATAATTAAATGATGAGGCGGTGTCATGAGGAGGATA
This region includes:
- a CDS encoding EcsC family protein → MDYEEKARLECSLWEQDILTPSSKFSQLAKKWQTTINNKIPQKVHDTITAGIKHMVKTVLIGSKWMTTESPLDRSISLEEREMILSKKQRNFARIASVEGAGTGAGGLLMGLADFPLLLSIKIKFLYEAARLYGYDIKDPSERLFILYVFQLAFSSDDKRRNTFSILKNWETDHPNPETFDWQTFQQEYRDSMDLAKLLQLVPGIGAVVGAVVNYRLLDQLALTAKNVYRLRYFQLEEKDQNG
- a CDS encoding GNAT family N-acetyltransferase; amino-acid sequence: MNFKRYANPSLFLEKVEPFLLKNEAVHNLPLGILKRLAQNGDHSFNSGDPFMAVYTNNVDSLRLILLMTPPHHLIMVGDPLEEEELEQVISDLHSLNVSVPSVIGAPELVEPFAEKWAKRTSRQTEVEMAQRIFRLDKVIPPHKTEGTFRPAESQDKSLLTKWILAFDQEAIGGTLTRDQAEERAERGINEPDLYVWENNGRVVSMASGSRPTENGITISLVYTPPEERGKGYASHCVAQLSRFCLNIGYHFCTLYTDLSNPVSNKIYQQIGYQPVGDSIVIKFN